A genomic window from Tolypothrix sp. PCC 7910 includes:
- a CDS encoding 2Fe-2S iron-sulfur cluster binding domain-containing protein has translation MNVRVQFLPDDVTVEAEVGEPLLDVAERAGIFIPTGCLMGTCHACTVELEDGETIRACITAVPPGREQLTINLFSDPTW, from the coding sequence ATGAATGTTCGCGTCCAATTTTTACCAGATGATGTCACAGTAGAAGCTGAAGTGGGAGAACCCCTGTTAGATGTAGCAGAACGGGCGGGGATCTTTATCCCTACTGGCTGTCTCATGGGGACTTGTCACGCTTGCACTGTGGAATTAGAAGATGGAGAAACCATCCGCGCTTGTATCACAGCAGTACCCCCAGGACGCGAACAATTAACCATTAATCTCTTTAGTGACCCAACTTGGTGA
- a CDS encoding SRPBCC family protein produces the protein MSDWLEHSVQVEVEAPIDFVWSLWSDLEQMPKWMKWIDSVTVPPDNPEISIWKLSTGGLDFTWKSQILKVIPNQIIQWKSIDGLPNQGAIRFYDRHNSSIVKLSVSYAIPGIIGKIMDNLFLGRAVESTIQADLERFREYALNAKAG, from the coding sequence ATGTCAGACTGGCTAGAGCATAGTGTACAGGTAGAAGTAGAGGCTCCTATAGATTTTGTCTGGAGCCTCTGGTCTGATTTAGAACAAATGCCCAAATGGATGAAGTGGATTGATTCGGTGACAGTTCCACCCGATAATCCAGAGATATCTATTTGGAAGCTAAGTACTGGCGGTCTGGATTTTACCTGGAAATCTCAGATTCTTAAAGTTATACCCAATCAGATTATTCAATGGAAATCGATTGATGGCTTGCCAAATCAAGGGGCGATTCGTTTTTACGATCGCCACAATAGTAGTATTGTGAAACTCAGCGTTTCCTATGCCATTCCAGGAATTATTGGCAAAATCATGGATAACCTATTTTTAGGACGGGCGGTGGAGTCCACAATTCAAGCCGATTTGGAACGGTTTAGAGAATATGCTTTGAATGCAAAAGCTGGGTAA
- the zds gene encoding 9,9'-di-cis-zeta-carotene desaturase, with product MRVAIVGAGLAGLATAVDLADAGCEIQIFESRPFVGGKVGSWVDGDGNHIEMGLHVFFGCYYQLFDLMKKVGAIDNLRLKEHTHTFINKGGHTGALDFRFFTGAPFNGLKAFFTTSQLSLQDKLQNAIALGTSPIVRGLVDFEGAMQTIRDLDKISFADWFRSHGGSQGSIKRMWNPIAYALGFIDCENISARCMLTIFQFFAVRTEASILRMLEGSPHEYLHKPILEYLAARGTQVHTRRQVREIQFAESDQETRVTGIVVAQGDTEEVITADAYVFACDVPGIQRILPQEWRKWSEFDNIYKLDAVPVATVQLRFDGWVTELQDEEKRKQLNHAAGIDNLLYTADADFSCFSDLALSSPADYYRPGQGSLLQLVLTPGDPFIKQSNEAIAQHVLGQVHELFPSSRELNMTWYNVVKLAQSLYREAPGMDVYRPNQKTPVPNFFLAGSYTQQDYIDSMEGATISGRRAAKVILENVKQ from the coding sequence ATGCGCGTTGCAATCGTAGGTGCGGGACTGGCAGGACTAGCCACTGCCGTAGATTTAGCGGATGCTGGCTGTGAAATACAGATTTTTGAATCCCGTCCATTTGTTGGGGGTAAAGTTGGCAGCTGGGTAGATGGCGATGGCAACCATATTGAAATGGGGTTGCACGTGTTTTTCGGCTGCTACTATCAGCTTTTTGACTTGATGAAAAAGGTAGGGGCGATAGACAATTTACGTCTAAAAGAACATACCCATACTTTTATCAACAAAGGTGGGCATACTGGTGCTTTAGATTTTCGGTTCTTCACAGGTGCGCCTTTTAATGGTTTAAAGGCATTTTTCACCACCTCTCAACTATCATTACAAGATAAATTGCAAAATGCGATCGCCCTAGGTACTAGCCCGATAGTTCGCGGTTTAGTGGACTTTGAGGGAGCGATGCAAACTATTCGCGATTTAGATAAAATTAGCTTTGCTGACTGGTTTCGCAGTCACGGTGGTAGCCAAGGTAGCATTAAGCGGATGTGGAACCCCATCGCTTACGCCTTAGGATTTATTGATTGCGAAAACATTTCCGCCCGCTGTATGCTAACAATCTTTCAGTTTTTCGCGGTGAGAACTGAGGCTTCCATATTGCGGATGCTGGAAGGTTCGCCTCATGAGTACTTGCACAAACCCATTTTGGAATATTTGGCTGCTAGAGGCACGCAAGTTCATACCCGTCGGCAAGTGCGGGAAATTCAGTTTGCAGAATCAGATCAAGAAACCCGTGTAACTGGGATAGTAGTTGCCCAAGGTGATACAGAGGAAGTAATTACTGCTGATGCCTATGTCTTTGCCTGTGATGTGCCAGGTATTCAGCGGATATTACCGCAGGAGTGGCGTAAGTGGTCAGAATTTGACAATATCTACAAACTAGACGCTGTGCCTGTAGCAACAGTACAACTGAGATTTGATGGCTGGGTAACAGAACTGCAAGATGAGGAAAAACGCAAACAGCTAAATCATGCAGCTGGCATAGATAACTTACTTTACACCGCCGATGCTGACTTTTCTTGCTTTTCTGATTTAGCACTGAGTAGCCCTGCAGATTATTATCGCCCAGGACAGGGTTCATTATTGCAGTTAGTACTGACACCGGGAGATCCATTTATTAAACAAAGCAACGAAGCAATCGCCCAGCATGTTCTTGGGCAAGTGCATGAACTATTCCCCTCATCGCGGGAGTTAAATATGACTTGGTATAACGTAGTTAAACTAGCCCAATCTCTCTACCGCGAAGCACCAGGCATGGATGTATATCGTCCTAACCAAAAGACACCTGTACCGAATTTCTTCTTGGCAGGTAGTTACACTCAGCAAGACTATATCGATAGTATGGAAGGAGCAACAATTTCCGGAAGGCGGGCAGCAAAAGTAATTTTAGAGAATGTGAAGCAATAA
- a CDS encoding CopG family transcriptional regulator has protein sequence MIMTNKKWAVKRITVNLAAQEAEKLEQYCQQTGRPATDVIRELIRGLSIAEETKEVSR, from the coding sequence ATGATAATGACAAATAAGAAGTGGGCTGTCAAACGTATAACTGTCAATCTCGCTGCACAGGAAGCTGAAAAACTCGAACAATACTGTCAGCAAACTGGGAGACCAGCAACTGATGTAATTCGAGAACTGATTAGAGGTTTATCTATTGCTGAAGAGACTAAAGAAGTGAGCAGGTAG
- a CDS encoding iron-sulfur cluster assembly accessory protein gives MTQATQPQQRGIQLSETALRQVKSLRDKQGQDLCLRVGVRQGGCSGMSYMMDFEDASKITPQDEIFDYEGFKIVCDRKSLLYLYGLMLDYSDAMIGGGFQFTNPNANQTCGCGKSFGV, from the coding sequence ATGACACAAGCCACTCAGCCACAACAACGTGGAATTCAGTTAAGCGAAACCGCATTACGTCAAGTAAAATCTCTTCGCGATAAGCAAGGTCAAGATTTATGCTTACGGGTAGGTGTGAGACAAGGCGGCTGTTCTGGGATGTCCTACATGATGGACTTTGAAGATGCCAGCAAGATTACCCCCCAGGATGAGATCTTTGACTATGAAGGCTTCAAAATTGTTTGCGATCGCAAAAGCTTATTATACCTCTATGGCTTAATGCTCGATTACAGCGATGCCATGATTGGTGGCGGCTTTCAATTTACTAACCCCAATGCCAACCAAACTTGTGGTTGCGGTAAGTCATTTGGTGTCTAG
- a CDS encoding M48 family metallopeptidase — protein sequence MTNTVESLFDTGLERYKAGESAASLIPVFKEVCDRSPKSSSAWTCLAWLYMLDNKANLAYKAALKAVKLNPQDPQARINLAVAMLEIGQKGLRQHIDFAQQLIFVNQEWEEEVRNSIEDGLTRKPDWQSLAKVKGWLFEN from the coding sequence ATGACTAATACTGTTGAATCCCTGTTTGATACAGGTTTAGAACGCTATAAAGCAGGAGAAAGCGCAGCTTCTTTAATTCCTGTTTTTAAAGAAGTTTGCGATCGCTCTCCTAAAAGTAGTTCTGCTTGGACTTGTTTGGCTTGGTTATATATGCTCGACAACAAAGCCAACTTAGCTTACAAAGCTGCACTCAAGGCAGTCAAGCTCAATCCCCAAGACCCACAAGCTAGAATTAATCTCGCCGTGGCTATGTTAGAAATCGGTCAAAAAGGTTTGCGGCAACATATTGATTTCGCTCAACAGTTAATTTTTGTTAATCAAGAATGGGAAGAGGAAGTCAGGAACAGCATCGAAGATGGTTTAACAAGAAAACCAGATTGGCAGAGTTTGGCAAAAGTCAAAGGCTGGCTGTTTGAGAATTAG